In the Acanthopagrus latus isolate v.2019 chromosome 23, fAcaLat1.1, whole genome shotgun sequence genome, one interval contains:
- the LOC119014701 gene encoding dexamethasone-induced Ras-related protein 1-like: MIKKMPPAENGFDIPAKNCHRMVILGSTKVGKTAIISRFLNERFEDQYTPTIEDFHRKFYSIRGDVYQLDILDTSGNHPFPAMRRLSILTGDVFILVFSLDNRDSFQEVQRLKRQIYETKSCLRDKTKENVDVPLVICGNKCDRDFYREVQEEEIEQLVGGDEHCAYFEISAKKNTNVDQMFQTLFTMAKLPDEMSPDRHCKVSVQYCEVLHRKSFRSKKCKDGNAYGIVAPFARRPSVHSDLMYIKEKAVGGSQTKEKGCVIC; the protein is encoded by the exons ATGATTAAGAAAATGCCGCCTGCAGAGAACGGGTTCGACATACCGGCCAAGAACTGCCACAGGATGGTGATCCTGGGCTCCACCAAAGTTGGGAAGACGGCCATCATCTCTCGGTTTCTGAACGAGAGGTTCGAAGACCAGTACACGCCCACCATTGAGGACTTTCATAGGAAATTCTACAGCATCAGGGGAGACGTTTACCAGCTGGACATTTTGGACACATCTGGAAATCACCCCTTTCCTGCGATGAGGAGGCTTTCAATACTAACCG GTGATGTGTTCATCCTGGTGTTCAGTCTGGATAACAGAGACTCCTTCCAGGAGGTGCAGCGCCTCAAGCGCCAAATCTACGAGACCAAGTCCTGCCTGAGGGACAAAACCAAGGAGAACGTGGACGTCCCGCTGGTCATCTGCGGCAACAAGTGCGACAGGGACTTTTACcgggaggtgcaggaggaggagatcgagCAGCTGGTCGGTGGAGACGAGCACTGCGCCTACTTCGAGATCTCGGCGAAGAAGAACACCAACGTGGACCAGATGTTTCAGACTCTCTTCACCATGGCCAAGCTGCCCGACGAGATGAGCCCCGACCGGCACTGCAAGGTGTCGGTGCAGTACTGCGAGGTGCTCCACAGAAAGTCCTTCAGGAGCAAGAAGTGCAAAGACGGCAACGCGTACGGGATTGTGGCGCCGTTTGCGCGCAGACCCAGCGTGCACAGTGACTTGATGTACATAAAGGAGAAAGCCGTAGGAGGCAGCCAGACCAAAGAGAAAGGCTGTGTCATATGCTGA
- the med9 gene encoding mediator of RNA polymerase II transcription subunit 9, producing MAVSQPRLEKESDDCSLLPLVHDIIKCMDKDSQDVHQELAKLKAKIQEAREQISNMPGIESSPAEQQQQLATLREQVRTKNQLLQKYKSLCMFDVPKAS from the exons ATGGCGGTGTCCCAACCGAGGCTCGAGAAAGAGAGCGATgactgctctctgctgcctttAGTTCACGATATTATCAAATG CATGGACAAGGACAGCCAGGATGTCCACCAAGAGCTGGCCAAGCTGAAGGCGAAGATCCAGGAGGCCCGGGAGCAGATATCCAACATGCCCGGGATAGAGAGCAGTCCggcggagcagcagcagcagctggccacGCTGCGGGAGCAGGTCCGGACCAagaaccagctgctgcagaagtaCAAGAGTTTGTGTATGTTTGATGTGCCCAAAGCATCGTGA